The Neobacillus sp. OS1-2 genome includes a window with the following:
- a CDS encoding RNA polymerase sigma factor → MYRKEEIADWYDQHSKSILSFILLMVRDYQQAEDLTHDTFVKAYLYYDSFKHHSSEKTWLFSIAHNLTVDFLRKRKPSLFLKEIFLLQNDNTPLPEEMLQIKEESYELYKALGELKDTYRKVIILRKIKGFSIEDTAKILNWSESKVKSMLFRAIPALKRQLIKEGYWDEETV, encoded by the coding sequence GTGTACAGAAAAGAAGAAATTGCAGATTGGTATGATCAGCATAGTAAATCTATTTTAAGTTTTATTTTATTGATGGTTAGGGATTATCAACAGGCAGAGGACTTGACCCATGATACTTTTGTTAAAGCGTATTTATATTATGATTCATTTAAACATCACTCCAGCGAAAAAACATGGCTATTTAGTATTGCTCATAATTTAACAGTTGATTTTTTAAGAAAGCGTAAACCTAGCCTTTTTTTAAAAGAAATATTTCTATTACAAAATGACAATACCCCATTGCCAGAAGAAATGCTTCAAATTAAAGAGGAATCATATGAACTTTATAAAGCATTAGGCGAACTTAAAGATACATACAGAAAGGTAATCATTTTAAGAAAGATCAAAGGTTTTTCTATTGAGGATACTGCGAAGATATTAAATTGGTCTGAGAGTAAAGTGAAATCAATGCTTTTCAGGGCAATTCCAGCGCTAAAAAGGCAACTAATAAAGGAGGGATATTGGGATGAAGAAACCGTTTGA
- a CDS encoding ATP-binding cassette domain-containing protein: MILSLISVNEVSKSFKGNALFENVNLDIEKGKIYGFVGPNGSGKSVLFKMICGFIFPDKGTISIQGSEIGKDKRFPENFGVIIDRPGFIANKTGFENLKELSLIQGVVDDKQIIETMKIVGLDPNYTQKAKNYSLGMKQKLAICQAIMENQEVLILDEPFNALDIDSVKRVRDLLIGFKEEGRTILLTSHNQEDIKICDVVYRINSSKLERI; encoded by the coding sequence ATGATATTGTCTTTGATTTCAGTAAACGAAGTAAGTAAAAGCTTTAAGGGAAATGCTTTGTTTGAAAATGTGAATTTAGATATTGAAAAAGGAAAGATTTATGGATTTGTGGGTCCGAATGGTTCCGGTAAATCAGTTCTATTTAAAATGATTTGTGGATTTATTTTCCCAGACAAAGGGACGATATCAATTCAAGGTTCGGAGATAGGGAAGGATAAGAGGTTTCCGGAGAATTTTGGGGTTATTATAGATCGCCCTGGCTTTATTGCAAATAAAACTGGTTTTGAAAATTTAAAAGAATTATCTTTAATACAAGGAGTAGTAGATGACAAACAGATCATTGAAACAATGAAGATAGTTGGTTTAGATCCAAATTATACTCAAAAGGCTAAGAATTACTCCTTAGGGATGAAGCAGAAGTTAGCTATATGTCAGGCAATTATGGAAAATCAGGAAGTCTTAATTTTAGATGAACCATTCAATGCTTTAGATATTGATAGTGTTAAAAGAGTGCGTGACTTATTAATTGGTTTTAAAGAAGAAGGACGGACTATACTGCTAACGAGCCACAATCAAGAAGATATAAAAATATGTGACGTGGTTTACAGGATTAATAGTTCTAAATTAGAAAGAATTTAA